One Deltaproteobacteria bacterium genomic region harbors:
- the aspS gene encoding aspartate--tRNA ligase produces MDDRITDIGTDALGGWRRSHTCGDLGLPQLGQEICLMGWVQYRRDHGGLIFIDLRDRHGLTQVVFSPEVAPEAHARAHVLRTEYVLAIKGVVRNRPDDMVNPKLATGAIEVYVTEYKLLNTAKTPPFPIEDRVDVSENLRLKYRFLDLRRKSLADNLILRNRVAQSVRRYLDELGFLEIETPVLTKSTPEGARDFLVPSRVNQGQFYALPQSPQLFKQLLMCGGLDRYYQIVKCFRDEDLRADRQPEFTQIDIEMSFVDEEQVMAMAEGMMARVMKDALGKDFALPLPRMTYAQAMAEYGVDKPDVRFDLKLTEVTDIVRGSEFKLFATAALVKALRVPGGGELSRKEIDDFTDFVKIYGAQGLAWIKIKEDGWQSPIAKFLSDAERAGLTEALGLEPGDIVFFQAGAPEMVNSALGNLRLKLGERFGLIPENEFAPLWVTDFPLLEWNPDEKRWVAMHHPFTAPKDMGALASNPAQAVARAYDLVLNGTEVGGGSIRIHNPETQQRMFDALGIGEEEARAKFGFLLDALVFGAPPHGGIAFGLDRLIMLLTGAKSIRDVIAFPKTQKATCLMTEAPSEVENTQLRELGLRLREKPKE; encoded by the coding sequence ATGGACGACAGAATCACGGATATCGGAACCGACGCCCTGGGCGGCTGGCGCAGATCCCACACCTGTGGCGACCTGGGCCTGCCCCAGCTGGGCCAGGAAATCTGCCTCATGGGCTGGGTGCAATACCGCCGCGACCACGGTGGCCTGATCTTCATCGACCTGCGCGACCGTCACGGTCTGACCCAGGTCGTGTTCTCGCCGGAAGTCGCGCCCGAGGCCCACGCCCGCGCCCACGTCCTGCGCACCGAATACGTGCTCGCCATCAAGGGCGTTGTCCGCAACCGCCCGGACGACATGGTCAATCCCAAGCTGGCCACGGGCGCCATCGAAGTCTACGTCACCGAATACAAGCTCCTGAACACGGCCAAGACCCCGCCCTTTCCCATCGAGGACCGGGTGGACGTGTCCGAGAACCTGCGCCTCAAATACCGATTCCTGGACCTGCGCCGCAAATCCCTGGCCGACAACCTCATCCTCAGAAACCGCGTGGCTCAGTCCGTGCGCCGCTATCTGGACGAACTCGGCTTCCTGGAAATCGAGACCCCGGTCCTGACCAAGTCCACGCCCGAGGGCGCGCGTGACTTCCTGGTCCCGAGCCGCGTCAACCAGGGCCAGTTCTACGCCCTGCCCCAGTCGCCGCAGCTCTTCAAACAGCTGCTCATGTGCGGCGGCCTGGACCGCTATTACCAGATCGTCAAATGCTTCCGCGACGAGGATCTGCGCGCCGACCGCCAGCCGGAATTCACCCAGATCGATATCGAGATGTCCTTTGTCGACGAGGAACAGGTCATGGCCATGGCCGAGGGCATGATGGCCCGGGTCATGAAGGATGCCCTGGGCAAGGATTTCGCCCTGCCCCTGCCGCGCATGACCTACGCCCAGGCCATGGCCGAATACGGCGTGGACAAACCCGATGTCCGTTTCGACCTGAAGCTCACGGAGGTGACGGATATCGTGCGCGGCTCGGAGTTCAAGCTCTTCGCCACGGCCGCCCTGGTCAAGGCCCTGCGCGTGCCCGGTGGCGGCGAACTGTCGCGCAAGGAAATCGATGATTTCACCGACTTCGTGAAAATCTACGGGGCACAGGGTCTGGCCTGGATCAAAATCAAGGAGGACGGCTGGCAGTCTCCCATCGCCAAATTCCTGAGCGATGCCGAACGGGCCGGCCTGACCGAAGCCCTGGGTCTTGAGCCCGGCGACATCGTCTTTTTCCAGGCCGGCGCGCCGGAAATGGTCAACAGCGCCCTGGGCAACCTGCGTCTCAAGCTCGGCGAGCGTTTCGGTCTCATCCCCGAAAACGAGTTCGCGCCCCTGTGGGTCACGGATTTCCCGCTGCTGGAATGGAATCCGGACGAAAAACGCTGGGTGGCCATGCACCACCCCTTCACCGCGCCCAAGGACATGGGCGCCCTGGCGAGCAATCCGGCCCAGGCCGTGGCCAGGGCCTATGACCTGGTCCTGAACGGCACGGAAGTGGGCGGTGGCTCCATCCGCATCCACAACCCCGAAACCCAGCAGCGCATGTTCGACGCCCTGGGAATCGGCGAAGAGGAAGCCCGCGCCAAATTTGGATTTCTGCTCGACGCCCTGGTTTTTGGCGCCCCGCCCCACGGCGGCATCGCCTTTGGGCTGGACCGCCTGATCATGCTGCTGACCGGCGCCAAATCCATCCGCGACGTCATTGCCTTCCCCAAGACCCAAAAGGCGACCTGTCTCATGACCGAGGCGCCGTCCGAGGTCGAAAACACCCAACTGCGCGAACTGGGCTTGCGCCTGCGAGAAAAGCCCAAAGAGTAG
- a CDS encoding histidine--tRNA ligase: MSKIQKIKGFSDLFSPESTVHTRMENLARDIFGAYGCREIRVPILEKTELFARSIGEETDVVQKEMYTFADRKGRSLTMRPEATAGVLRAFIESGLAGQEGVTKLFACGPMFRYERPQKGRLRQFHQLDVEVLGTDAPQADAEVILMLWTYLARLGLKNLTLELNSLGCPACRPVFHQWLREFLASIDQTALCEDCRRRTETNPLRVLDCKVPTCKALVANAPRITDSLCPECADHFAQVRAILDSAALPHTLNDRLVRGLDYYQRTTFEVVSGEIGAQTAVAGGGRYDGLVKQLGGPDLPGIGFACGMERLALLLGQPQLPAPDFYLAVLDPAALNTALLLGHRLRERGFSGEVAFEAKSVKSQLRQANKLGVKTCLLLGQDEMAKGQIVVKDMATGAQKTIGQDDMDQALGFKHP; encoded by the coding sequence ATGTCTAAAATTCAGAAAATTAAAGGCTTTTCTGACCTCTTCAGCCCGGAGAGCACTGTCCACACCCGCATGGAAAACCTGGCCAGGGATATTTTTGGCGCCTATGGGTGCCGGGAGATCCGGGTGCCCATTCTGGAAAAAACGGAGCTCTTCGCCCGGTCCATCGGTGAAGAAACCGACGTGGTCCAAAAAGAGATGTACACCTTCGCCGACCGCAAGGGCCGCTCCCTGACCATGCGCCCCGAGGCCACGGCCGGGGTCCTGCGCGCCTTCATCGAGTCCGGTCTGGCCGGGCAGGAAGGCGTGACCAAGCTTTTCGCCTGCGGCCCCATGTTCCGCTACGAACGGCCGCAAAAAGGCCGACTGCGCCAGTTTCATCAGCTCGACGTGGAAGTCCTGGGCACCGACGCCCCCCAGGCCGACGCCGAGGTCATCCTCATGCTCTGGACCTATCTGGCCAGACTTGGCCTGAAGAATCTGACTCTTGAGCTCAACTCTCTGGGCTGTCCGGCCTGCCGCCCCGTTTTTCATCAATGGCTGCGCGAATTCTTGGCCTCCATCGACCAGACCGCCCTGTGCGAGGATTGCCGGCGCCGCACGGAAACCAATCCCCTGCGCGTGCTGGACTGCAAGGTTCCAACCTGCAAGGCCCTGGTTGCAAACGCGCCCCGCATCACCGACTCGCTTTGTCCGGAATGCGCCGACCATTTCGCCCAGGTCCGGGCCATCCTGGACAGCGCGGCCCTGCCCCATACCCTCAACGACCGCTTGGTGCGCGGACTGGACTATTATCAGCGCACCACGTTCGAGGTCGTCTCCGGCGAGATTGGCGCCCAGACCGCCGTGGCCGGTGGCGGGCGCTACGACGGCCTCGTCAAACAGCTCGGCGGCCCGGATCTGCCGGGCATTGGTTTCGCCTGCGGCATGGAGCGTCTGGCCCTCCTTCTTGGCCAGCCCCAGCTCCCGGCTCCGGATTTTTATTTGGCCGTCCTCGACCCAGCCGCCCTGAACACGGCCTTGCTGTTGGGGCACAGACTGCGTGAACGCGGCTTTTCCGGCGAGGTCGCCTTTGAAGCCAAAAGCGTCAAAAGCCAGCTCCGCCAAGCCAACAAGCTTGGCGTCAAGACCTGCCTTCTGCTCGGCCAGGACGAAATGGCCAAGGGACAGATCGTGGTCAAGGACATGGCCACTGGCGCGCAAAAAACCATTGGCCAGGACGACATGGATCAGGCGCTGGGCTTCAAGCATCCCTAG
- a CDS encoding molybdopterin-guanine dinucleotide biosynthesis protein MobB, translating to MFTVVSVVGFKKSGKTTLMLELARELTARGKKVGAVKFTHHGLDKSDTDTARFAGECASVAGIGPREVSLHWNAARQLQDVLPLLGADIVLVEGGKSLTWLPRIVVLGTDEEEASLDNGLALASWGPGGLPGLRRAESVAELASLVEDRGFALPGLDCGGCGRASCLELAREIVAGKVTPKACLALRPKLRVVVGGQQLSLNPFIDRLVTATLRGLLTELKGNIPGQRVEIFLG from the coding sequence ATGTTCACGGTGGTGTCGGTCGTGGGATTCAAGAAATCCGGCAAGACGACCCTGATGTTGGAATTGGCGCGGGAGCTGACGGCCCGTGGGAAAAAGGTTGGCGCGGTCAAGTTCACGCATCATGGTCTGGACAAGAGCGACACGGATACGGCCCGGTTCGCCGGGGAGTGCGCGAGCGTGGCCGGCATCGGGCCAAGGGAGGTCTCCCTGCACTGGAACGCCGCCCGGCAATTGCAGGACGTACTGCCCCTACTCGGAGCCGATATTGTCCTGGTCGAGGGCGGAAAGTCGCTGACCTGGCTGCCCCGTATCGTTGTTCTGGGCACCGACGAGGAGGAAGCGTCCCTGGACAATGGACTGGCCCTGGCTTCCTGGGGGCCCGGCGGTCTGCCCGGACTACGGCGGGCCGAATCCGTCGCCGAGCTGGCCTCGCTGGTCGAGGACCGAGGTTTTGCCCTGCCAGGGCTGGACTGCGGTGGCTGCGGGCGCGCGTCGTGTCTTGAGCTGGCCCGGGAAATCGTGGCCGGGAAGGTCACGCCCAAGGCTTGCCTGGCCCTGCGTCCCAAATTGCGGGTGGTTGTCGGAGGGCAGCAGCTGTCGCTCAATCCGTTTATCGATCGTCTGGTCACGGCCACGTTGCGCGGCCTCTTGACCGAGCTCAAGGGGAATATCCCCGGCCAGCGGGTGGAGATTTTCCTGGGCTGA
- a CDS encoding MoaD/ThiS family protein, with protein sequence MRISVKCYATLSDHNPPGGFLDLAEGLTVDAMLPDLGLGADDIKLVFINSKNSSLATTLADGDQVGLFPAVGGG encoded by the coding sequence ATGCGAATTTCCGTCAAATGCTACGCGACATTGAGCGACCACAATCCCCCTGGCGGCTTCCTTGACCTGGCCGAGGGCCTGACCGTCGACGCCATGCTCCCCGACCTGGGGTTGGGCGCGGACGATATCAAGCTGGTGTTCATCAACAGTAAGAACAGCTCCCTGGCCACCACGCTTGCCGATGGCGATCAGGTCGGCCTGTTTCCGGCCGTGGGGGGCGGATGA
- the rdgB gene encoding RdgB/HAM1 family non-canonical purine NTP pyrophosphatase, translated as MDTLVLATGNAGKIRELSAMLATMIPGVRVLGLKDFPQIGDIPETGATFEENARIKALAVARITGLVAVADDSGLAVDALGGAPGVHSARYGGEGTTDEKNTATLLDAMRDVPDTGRGCHFACVMLAATPGGREIIGRGAWPGLVARAPRGANGFGYDPVFFDPELGCTAAEMDADTKNGRSHRRQAMNALLALWPDFWVRAEQELGE; from the coding sequence ATGGATACCTTGGTTCTGGCCACGGGCAATGCCGGGAAAATCCGGGAGCTTTCGGCCATGTTGGCAACGATGATTCCCGGGGTGCGAGTCCTGGGCCTGAAGGATTTTCCCCAAATCGGAGATATCCCCGAAACCGGCGCCACCTTCGAGGAAAACGCGCGGATCAAGGCCCTGGCCGTGGCCCGGATCACGGGGCTGGTGGCCGTGGCCGATGATTCCGGTCTGGCCGTGGACGCCTTGGGCGGCGCTCCGGGCGTGCATTCGGCCCGGTATGGCGGCGAGGGGACCACGGACGAAAAAAACACGGCCACGTTGCTGGATGCCATGCGGGACGTCCCCGACACCGGGCGCGGCTGTCATTTTGCCTGTGTCATGCTCGCGGCCACGCCGGGCGGCCGGGAGATCATTGGCCGGGGTGCCTGGCCGGGGCTGGTGGCCAGGGCGCCGCGCGGCGCCAATGGCTTTGGCTATGATCCTGTTTTTTTTGACCCGGAATTGGGATGTACCGCGGCGGAAATGGACGCGGACACGAAAAACGGCCGTAGCCACCGCCGCCAAGCCATGAACGCGCTGCTGGCGCTCTGGCCTGATTTTTGGGTCCGCGCCGAACAGGAACTGGGAGAATAA
- the glmS gene encoding glutamine--fructose-6-phosphate transaminase (isomerizing): MCGIIGYSGHRPAIPAIVEGLRRLEYRGYDSAGVAFADQRGLNVIRAEGKLGALDGKIRGLDTASSLCGIGHTRWATHGLPVERNAHPHMDGAGRFALVHNGIIENYAELKAELQAEGHVFLSETDTEVLVHMIAKGVDLTGDVRRGISWALARVEGAYAFALLAHEHPGKIWASRKASPLLLGIGTGENFVASDIPAFLPYTREVVFLDNGELVELDASSWQVFDVVTLEPRTKEVRHVSWDVQAAQKDGYRHFMLKEIFEQPRVIRDCLAGRIQKGRVLLPELDALPIPERLTIVACGTSYHAGLWAKYLLESWARIPVQVEIASEFRYRDSVFLSGDLVLTISQSGETADTLAAIRIAREAGVPILGLCNVVGSSIARESDSVVYTQAGPEISVASTKAMCSQMVVLMLMTLAWAARKQTLTPDAVGDALAALGRVSDGLETELPAIRQKAMELVQGYSDASSFFFLGRGLYFPLALEGALKLKEISYIHAEGYASGEMKHGPIALIDPRFPTFAMALNDDLLQKVASNLQEVQARGGRIIALVNPGAAPVVENPWILPDAWGPLKSFLVLPAVQLFAYEMAVYLGKDVDQPRNLAKSVTVE; the protein is encoded by the coding sequence ATGTGTGGCATTATCGGATACAGTGGGCATCGGCCGGCCATCCCGGCCATTGTCGAGGGCCTGCGGCGTTTGGAGTACCGGGGATACGATTCGGCTGGCGTGGCCTTCGCGGACCAGCGTGGCCTGAATGTCATTCGGGCCGAGGGCAAGCTCGGGGCCCTGGATGGCAAGATACGGGGGCTGGACACGGCCAGTTCCCTGTGCGGCATCGGCCATACCCGGTGGGCGACCCATGGCCTGCCCGTGGAGCGGAATGCCCATCCGCACATGGACGGGGCCGGACGTTTCGCCCTGGTGCACAACGGCATCATTGAAAATTACGCCGAGTTGAAGGCCGAACTCCAGGCCGAGGGGCACGTGTTCCTGTCGGAGACCGACACCGAGGTCCTGGTGCACATGATCGCCAAGGGCGTGGATCTGACCGGCGATGTCCGTCGGGGGATTTCCTGGGCCCTGGCCAGGGTGGAGGGCGCCTACGCCTTTGCCCTACTCGCCCATGAACATCCGGGAAAAATCTGGGCCAGCCGCAAGGCCAGCCCGTTGCTCCTGGGCATCGGCACGGGCGAGAATTTTGTCGCGTCGGATATTCCGGCCTTCCTGCCCTACACGCGGGAAGTGGTTTTTCTGGACAACGGCGAGTTGGTCGAGCTGGACGCCTCTTCCTGGCAGGTCTTCGATGTCGTCACCCTGGAGCCCCGGACCAAGGAGGTCCGGCATGTGTCCTGGGATGTCCAGGCCGCCCAGAAGGATGGATACCGGCATTTCATGCTCAAGGAAATTTTCGAGCAGCCACGGGTCATCCGCGATTGTCTGGCCGGACGCATTCAGAAGGGACGGGTCCTGCTGCCCGAGCTGGACGCCCTGCCCATTCCCGAGCGGCTGACCATCGTGGCCTGCGGCACGTCCTATCATGCCGGGTTGTGGGCGAAGTATCTGCTCGAATCCTGGGCCCGGATTCCGGTTCAGGTCGAGATTGCCTCGGAATTCCGCTATCGTGACAGCGTCTTCCTGTCCGGCGATCTGGTTCTGACCATCAGTCAGTCCGGCGAGACGGCGGACACCCTGGCCGCCATCCGCATTGCCCGGGAGGCCGGCGTTCCCATATTGGGACTGTGCAACGTGGTTGGCTCCTCCATAGCCCGCGAGTCGGACAGCGTGGTGTACACCCAGGCGGGCCCGGAAATCAGCGTGGCTTCGACCAAGGCCATGTGCAGCCAGATGGTGGTCTTGATGCTCATGACCCTGGCCTGGGCCGCGCGCAAACAGACTCTGACCCCCGACGCGGTCGGGGACGCCCTGGCCGCCTTGGGCCGGGTGTCGGATGGGCTCGAAACAGAGCTGCCGGCCATCCGGCAAAAAGCCATGGAGCTGGTCCAGGGATACAGCGACGCGTCCAGCTTTTTCTTTCTGGGGCGCGGTCTGTATTTTCCCCTGGCCCTGGAAGGGGCCCTCAAGCTCAAGGAAATTTCCTACATCCATGCCGAGGGCTACGCGAGCGGCGAGATGAAGCATGGGCCCATCGCCCTGATCGATCCCCGTTTTCCGACGTTTGCCATGGCCCTCAACGACGACCTGCTGCAAAAGGTCGCCTCCAATCTGCAGGAAGTGCAGGCCCGGGGCGGACGGATCATCGCCCTGGTCAATCCGGGCGCGGCCCCGGTCGTGGAAAACCCGTGGATATTGCCCGATGCCTGGGGGCCGCTGAAGAGTTTTTTGGTGCTGCCGGCCGTGCAGCTGTTTGCGTATGAAATGGCCGTGTATCTGGGGAAGGACGTTGACCAGCCCCGGAATTTGGCCAAAAGCGTGACCGTGGAATAA
- a CDS encoding N-acetylmuramoyl-L-alanine amidase, producing MQIRFVIRTVVAMALVFGAVALAWASPHDDYMRGMTAFKALLADEKKAALRDEWHKVLTVFEKSLAAAPKGEDAPKCMYFIGRVHEEVGRRSFLKSDREKALAAFERMIAAYPNHGWTDDSLYREGLIWKEQFQDPARARSVFESVVARYSKGDMAPDAAKHLAALGPGQSVAAASPATKSASAAPAVAKSAPAVATSKPGTATKLLGIRCWPSQGYTRVVLDLDKDAAFERAVEERDGKRFLVLSLPSAVVAPDVIPSRGVGGGVLSRIEALSSASGGARVTLDLLQMDHFRAFTLPDPYRIVVDVFGTKSKKTGHPAAAVTDAKASPATSAQTDPVVEALRDLKHDRANAKPEAKAPAPTKTAKGAPASRTEEKKATTPQIAIGSKHKKYAGSLVEQLGLTVRTVMIDPGHGGKDPGAMANGVREKDVNLRMAKIVGRLLQNQGFEVHYTRTTDTFISLEERTARANARDADLFISVHCNAYSDSSVKGLEIYYLNLATDAQSVRVAARENGVSAKKISDMQFILSDLMLNSKINESKDMASLMQKETLRGMRSSHGLRNMGSKGAFFYVLTGARMPSVLVELGYLTNPAEAGNLKSEAYLTAMAKGLVGGVVAYKKKLERYASAGGGKS from the coding sequence ATGCAAATACGATTTGTGATACGAACCGTCGTGGCGATGGCCCTGGTTTTCGGGGCGGTTGCCTTGGCCTGGGCTTCGCCCCATGACGACTACATGCGGGGCATGACCGCGTTCAAGGCGCTCTTGGCCGATGAGAAAAAAGCGGCCTTGCGGGATGAGTGGCACAAGGTGCTCACGGTGTTTGAAAAGTCACTGGCCGCCGCCCCCAAGGGCGAGGACGCCCCCAAGTGCATGTATTTCATTGGCCGGGTGCACGAGGAAGTGGGCCGTCGCTCTTTTTTGAAATCCGACCGGGAGAAGGCCCTGGCCGCCTTTGAGCGCATGATCGCGGCCTATCCGAACCATGGCTGGACCGACGATTCGCTCTACCGCGAGGGCTTGATCTGGAAGGAACAATTTCAAGATCCGGCCAGGGCACGGAGTGTTTTCGAGTCCGTGGTGGCGCGTTATTCCAAGGGCGACATGGCGCCGGACGCCGCGAAACATCTGGCTGCCCTGGGCCCGGGGCAATCCGTGGCGGCTGCTTCCCCGGCCACCAAATCGGCGTCCGCCGCGCCCGCCGTCGCCAAGTCGGCGCCGGCCGTTGCCACGTCCAAGCCGGGCACGGCCACCAAGCTGTTGGGAATCCGGTGCTGGCCAAGTCAGGGATACACGCGGGTTGTCCTTGATCTGGACAAGGACGCGGCGTTCGAGCGGGCCGTGGAGGAACGGGATGGCAAACGTTTTTTGGTGCTGTCCCTGCCCTCGGCGGTGGTCGCGCCCGACGTCATCCCGTCGCGTGGTGTCGGCGGCGGCGTTCTTTCCCGGATCGAAGCCCTGTCGTCCGCCTCGGGCGGGGCGCGTGTCACCCTGGACCTGCTCCAGATGGACCATTTCCGGGCGTTCACCTTGCCCGATCCATACCGTATCGTTGTCGATGTCTTTGGCACGAAATCAAAAAAAACGGGCCATCCAGCGGCGGCCGTCACGGACGCCAAGGCTTCCCCGGCCACGTCCGCTCAGACCGATCCTGTTGTCGAAGCCTTGCGGGATTTGAAGCACGATCGGGCCAATGCCAAACCCGAGGCCAAGGCCCCGGCGCCCACGAAGACGGCCAAGGGCGCCCCGGCATCCCGGACTGAGGAGAAAAAGGCCACGACGCCGCAGATCGCCATCGGGTCCAAGCATAAAAAGTATGCCGGCAGTCTGGTCGAGCAGTTGGGGCTGACGGTGCGCACGGTCATGATCGATCCCGGTCATGGCGGCAAGGACCCCGGCGCCATGGCCAATGGCGTGCGTGAAAAGGACGTCAACCTGCGCATGGCCAAGATTGTGGGACGGCTGCTGCAGAACCAGGGGTTCGAGGTCCACTACACGCGGACCACGGACACCTTCATTTCCCTGGAAGAGCGCACGGCCCGGGCCAATGCCCGAGACGCGGACCTGTTTATTTCCGTGCACTGCAACGCCTATTCGGATTCAAGCGTCAAGGGCCTGGAAATTTATTACCTCAACCTCGCCACCGATGCCCAGTCCGTGCGCGTGGCGGCCCGCGAGAACGGGGTTTCGGCCAAAAAGATCAGCGACATGCAGTTTATTCTTTCGGATCTGATGCTCAACTCCAAGATCAATGAATCCAAGGATATGGCGTCGTTGATGCAAAAAGAGACCCTGCGCGGGATGCGATCCAGCCATGGCCTGCGCAACATGGGCTCCAAGGGCGCGTTTTTCTATGTCCTGACCGGGGCCCGGATGCCGTCGGTCCTCGTGGAGCTGGGCTATCTGACCAATCCGGCCGAGGCGGGCAATCTCAAATCGGAAGCCTATCTGACGGCCATGGCCAAGGGCTTGGTCGGCGGCGTGGTGGCCTACAAGAAAAAATTGGAACGCTACGCCTCCGCCGGGGGCGGGAAATCCTGA